A DNA window from Callospermophilus lateralis isolate mCalLat2 chromosome X, mCalLat2.hap1, whole genome shotgun sequence contains the following coding sequences:
- the Rtl9 gene encoding retrotransposon Gag-like protein 9, which translates to MADMSIPLNSLQFNNMMREENVDPQNRGTALSRSITETGEEVQILHSHVQLPIVATSASDPGGTPTELMTSPAFDTMSTPLMGAPNSGALSPSLLPSSDSGTMSPLLMPTSDSGALSPLLMPASDSGTLSPLLMPASDSGTLSPLLSTSDYGLMSPGMMTIPDFGTMSTALMAAPDSAEISPLAMPAPSSGVMSTPIMNTSSSEAMSTPLMLAPDPGEISPLLIPDINPRGISTQPMAAPGSEAMSPLQITDEDTEAMSKVLMTALASGEISSLLMSGTDSEAISSLIMSALASGETSTQPTSTQDSEGMSTMLMSGPDPGVMSSLLMSASDPGTMSTPLLSVPEAGEMSTLPKPAPEVEAMSPLLMTGLGSAVMPAQLMPAPVSGVMSSQLTQNLDSEIMSPSSMRATASGTMSTLPVRVSDSGVTSIPLMRAPASGSMLTLKKTVPASGAMSAPLMAVTNSGVTFTEQMPTTASRVMSTQLPMAKTGSTPTGFMKGMASEATSTQRMRASASGMMSTQLVTATASETTCVPQLTAPASGSISMHQIRAPISGAMCMSQMRNTVSGLTSTPQMRATASGAMSTPLMTAKASGSMSTPFMRDGTSGVMSMPQTIAPASGALSKPLMTSKASGTRFMQQMTMASSGVMSTPLMRDIASGTLSMPQMTDTALGGSEGMSTLLTRATASGAMSTSQMTVTASEDMSMPLMRTPGPEAMPTSLMRATASGKMPSHPMNIQDSGGMSTSFMRSMTSGGMQMRARASGAMSTPLTRTSDSEGMSPLLTRASSSGDRSLPLMRCPPSGETATPPRAPAYGTISAPQMTATTSGMMSMPQVKASVSGAVPTPLMRSTASGGMSTAPMRTPAARTRSTSQMIPTASGDICTLPMRGPASGAISPPLVRAPVSGVTSTPLRRPSVSGAMSTEFMRAPVSGKMSTAPPTNMVSGGMSKQSMRTTVSGTMPMPLMSAMASGEMSVPLMKTMASGEMPQTTYTASGGMVKPPMRVSTSGAVSIPPMRASASGTMSTPLLKTMASGGISMPQMTATASGGMSTPLMRTPAPGAMSTPQTAFGKMNTPEIKATDTGGASTSHINVTASGSKSTPHTTASTPGTTNQPPKEVPSFGMLTPALCYLLEEQEAARGSCSVEDEMEIDEEKQMKGFLNDSEKMAFLVSLHLGAAERWSILQMEVGNPLSNENKSFLSRSQGLYDSLSEIDILSAVLCHPKQGQKSVRQYATDFLLLARHLSWSDAILRTRFLEGLSEAVTTKMGRIFLKVAGSLKELIDRSLYTECQLAEERDSPGNSSQVLPTACKRNNEEAMENELSSQQQTEEHQHVPKRCYYLKEHGDPQEGLHDHLRQTIGQQKAPTNK; encoded by the exons ATGGCAGATATGTCAATACCTTTAAATTCACTGCAATTCAACAATATGATGAGGGAGGAAAATGTTGACCCCCAAAACAGGGGGACAGCCTTATCTAGATCAATAACAGAGACAGGAGAAGAGGTCCAAATTCTGCATTCTCATGTACAGCTGCCTATAGTCGCAACTTCAGCCTCTGACCCTGGAGGGACACCCACAGAGCTGATGACATCCCCAGCCTTTGACACCATGTCCACACCTCTTATGGGAGCACCAAACTCTGGAGCATTGTCCCCCTCACTACTGCCATCCTCAGACTCTGGAACAATGTCCCCACTGCTAATGCCAACTTCAGACTCTGGGGCACTGTCCCCATTGCTAATGCCAGCTTCAGACTCTGGGACACTGTCTCCACTGCTAATGCCAGCCTCTGATTCTGGAACATTGTCCCCATTGCTGTCCACTTCAGACTATGGCTTAATGTCCCCAGGGATGATGACAATTCCTGACTTTGGAACAATGTCCACAGCACTAATGGCAGCACCAGATTCTGCAGAGATATCACCATTGGCAATGCCAGCTCCATCCTCTGGAGTGATGTCTACACCTATAATGAACACCTCATCCTCTGAAGCAATGTCCACACCATTAATGCTAGCCCCAGATCCTGGAGAAATATCCCCACTCCTAATTCCAGATATAAACCCTAGGGGGATATCCACACAGCCAATGGCAGCTCCAGGCTCTGAAGCAATGTCTCCATTGCAAATTACAGATGAAGATACTGAAGCAATGTCCAAAGTGCTAATGACTGCCCTGGCCTCTGGAGAGATATCTTCATTGCTAATGTCTGGCACAGACTCTGAAGCGATATCATCACTGATAATGTCAGCTCTAGCTTCTGGAGAAACATCAACTCAGCCAACAAGCACCCAAGACTCTGAGGGAATGTCTACCATGCTCATGTCAGGCCCAGACCCTGGAGTCATGTCTTCACTGCTAATGTCAGCTTCAGACCCTGGAACAATGTCCACACCGCTTCTGTCAGTCCCAGAAGCTGGAGAAATGTCCACATTACCAAAGCCAGCCCCAGAGGTTGAGGCAATGTCCCCGCTGCTAATGACAGGTCTAGGCTCTGCAGTGATGCCTGCCCAACTGATGCCAGCCCCAGTTTCTGGAGTGATGTCCTCACAGTTAACACAAAATCTAGACTCTGAAATCATGTCTCCTTCATCAATGAGAGCAACAGCCTCTGGAACAATGTCCACACTGCCAGTGAGAGTTTCAGACTCAGGAGTGACATCTATACCACTAATGAGAGCTCCTGCTTCAGGAAGTATGTTGACATTGAAGAAGACAGTCCCAGCCTCTGGAGCTATGTCTGCCCCACTGATGGCAGTCACCAACTCTGGAGTGACATTCACAGAGCAAATGCCAACTACAGCCTCTAGAGTGATGTCCACACAGTTACCGATGGCCAAAACAGGATCAACACCCACAGGCTTTATGAAAGGTATGGCCAGTGAAGCAACATCCACACAGAGAATGAGAGCCTCAGCTTCTGGAATGATGTCCACACAGCTAGTTACAGCTACAGCCTCTGAAACAACGTGTGTGCCACAACTGACAGCCCCAGCCTCTGGATCGATATCCATGCATCAAATCAGAGCTCCAATTTCTGGAGCAATGTGCATGTCACAGATGAGGAACACAGTCTCAGGACTGACATCTACACCACAAATGAGAGCCACAGCATCTGGAGCAATGTCCACCCCACTAATGACAGCCAAAGCCTCTGGATCAATGTCCACACCTTTCATGAGAGATGGAACCTCAGGTGTGATGTCCATGCCACAAACAATAGCTCCAGCTTCTGGAGCATTGTCTAAGCCACTAATGACATCCAAAGCCTCTGGAACAAGGTTCATGCAACAAATGACAATGGCATCTTCTGGAGTAATGTCCACACCACTAATGAGAGACATAGCTTCTGGAACTCTGTCCATGCCACAAATGACAGACACAGCCTTAGGAGGCTCAGAAGGGATGTCCACACTGTTAACAAGAGCCACAGCCTCTGGAGCAATGTCCACATCACAAATGACAGTCACAGCCTCTGAAGATATGTCCATGCCTCTAATGAGAACTCCAGGCCCTGAAGCAATGCCCACATCACTAATGAGAGCCACAGCCTCTGGGAAGATGCCCAGTCATCCAATGAACATCCAAGACTCTGGAGGGATGTCCACATCTTTCATGAGATCCATGACCTCAGGAGGGATGCAGATGAGAGCCCGGGCCTCTGGAGCAATGTCTACACCACTAACGAGAACCTCAGATTCTGAAGGGATGTCCCCACTGCTCACAAGAGCTTCATCCTCTGGAGACAGGTCCCTGCCACTAATGAGATGCCCACCTTCTGGAGAGACGGCTACACCTCCAAGAGCCCCAGCTTATGGAACAATATCTGCTCCACAAATGACAGCCACAACTTCTGGAATGATGTCCATGCCACAGGTGAAGGCTTCAGTTTCTGGAGCAGTGCCCACGCCACTAATGAGATCCACAGCCTCTGGAGGGATGTCCACAGCACCGATGAGAACTCCAGCTGCTAGAACAAGGTCCACGTCACAAATGATACCCACAGCTTCTGGAGACATTTGCACACTCCCAATGCGAGGTCCAGCCTCTGGAGCGATATCCCCACCACTAGTCAGAGCACCAGTCTCTGGAGTCACTTCCACACCACTAAGGAGACCCTCAGTCTCTGGAGCTATGTCCACAGAGTTCATGAGAGCTCCAGTCTCTGGAAAGATGTCCACTGCACCACCAACAAACATGGTCTCTGGGGGGATGTCCAAACAATCAATGAGAACAACAGTGTCTGGAACAATGCCCATGCCTTTGATGTCAGCCATGGCTTCCGGAGAGATGTCTGTGCCGCTAATGAAAACCATGGCCTCTGGAGAAATGCCACAAACAACATACACAGCTTCTGGAGGGATGGTTAAGCCACCAATGAGAGTCTCAACTTCTGGAGCAGTATCTATACCGCCTATGAGAGCCTCAGCTTCTGGAACAATGTCCACACCACTACTGAAAACCATGGCCTCTGGAGGGATATCCATGCCACAAATGACAGCCACAGCCTCTGGAGGGATGTCCACACCGCTAATGAGGACCCCAGCCCCTGGGGCAATGTCCACACCACAAACAGCCTTTGGAAAGATGAACACTCCGGAAATCAAAGCTACAGACACTGGAGGGGCATCTACCTCTCACATCAATGTCACAGCTTCTGGATCAAAGTCCACACCACATACGACTGCCTCAACCCCTGGAACAACAAACCAGCCACCAAAGGAAGTGCCATCCTTTGGAATGTTGACCCCAGCACTCTGTTACCTCTTAGAAGAGCAAGAAGCAGCCCGGGGTTCATGCTCTGTGGAGGATGAGATGGAAATTGATGAGGAGAAGCAAATGAAGGGATTTTTGAATGATTCAGAGAAAATGGCATTTCTGGTGTCTCTTCATCTAGGGGCGGCAGAGAGGTGGTCCATCTTGCAAATGGAAGTAGGAAATCCCctatcaaatgaaaataaatctttcctgagCAGATCACAGGGCTTATATGACTCTCTATCTGAGATAGACATCCTCAGTGCTGTTCTTTGCCATCCCAAACAGGGCCAGAAGTCAGTCAGGCAGTATGCCACCGACTTCCTGCTGCTGGCCCGACATTTGTCTTGGTCTGATGCCATTCTACGGACCAGGTTTCTGGAAGGACTCTCAGAAGCTGTTACCACCAAAATGGGTCGGATCTTCCTGAAGGTGGCCGGCAGCCTAAAGGAGCTGATAGACAGATCTCTCTACACAGAGTGCCAGCTGGCTGAAGAGAGGGATTCCCCAGGCAACTCAAGCCAGGTTTTGCCGACAGCCTGTAAGCGGAATAATGAGGAGGCCATGGAGAATGAACTGAGCTCTCAGCAGCAGACGGAGGAG CACCAACATGTTCCCAAACGCTGTTACTACCTGAAAGAGCATGGAGACCCACAGGAGGGACTTCATGACCACCTTCGACAGACCATAGGCCAGCAGAAGGCCCCCACCAACAAGTAG